In Capsicum annuum cultivar UCD-10X-F1 unplaced genomic scaffold, UCD10Xv1.1 ctg80831, whole genome shotgun sequence, one DNA window encodes the following:
- the LOC107850805 gene encoding uncharacterized protein LOC107850805: MPFSVSELDGYYNQTIFTMLSNHQAQLKSKGPMSHEIKDITREDPIKQGPRGSRSVGGSRSSGIRKSIPGNQQAKATPPTCPKLKTKIPSSVPAGIQLVEPQFKLSFEVGDNLEVLRRGSGLRGCWFRCKVLKVSEKCLNVQYDDIQDYDGPDKLKEWVSSYRVVDSDKLGMRCTGRLTIRPRPPEDFSDCSFEVGAAVDA; this comes from the exons ATGCCGTTCTCTGTAAGTGAGTTGGATGGCTACTATAACCAGACGATATTTACCATGTTATCCAATCATCAAGCCCAGCTTAAGTCAAAGGGTCCTATGTCGCACGAAATAAAAGATATAACCCGAGAAGATCCTATAAAACAAGGGCCTAGGGGGAGCAGAAGTGTCGGTGGGAGTCGCTCTTCTGGCATTAGAAAGTCAATTCCTGGTAACCAGCAGGCAAAAGCTACGCCACCAACTTGCCCAAAGTTGAAAACAAAAATTCCAAGCAGTGTACCGGCTGGAATTCAGCTTGTTGAGCCTCAATTTAAGCTGTCTTTTGAAGTTGGTGACAACTTAGAGGTTCTTAGACGCGGTAGTGGCCTGAGAGGCTGCTGGTTCAGGTGTAAGGTCTTAAAGGTATCAGAAAAATGTCTCAATGTTCAATATGATGACATCCAGGATTATGATGGTCCTGACAAGCTGAAG GAATGGGTTTCCTCCTACAGAGTTGTAGACTCTGATAAATTGGGCATGAGATGCACAGGACGCCTCACAATTCGGCCCCGGCCTCCGGAGGATTTTTCTGATTGTTCTTTTGAAGTAGGAGCTGCAGTTGATGCTTGA